GGAGGACACCGGAATGCGCGGGTTGACTCGGATCGCGGGATCGATGCCATCCGCCACTCGTCAGGATGGACGCGCCGTCCGGCGACTCGCGGGGCTCGCAGCGTCGGTGGCGCTCGTCGCGGGCGCCGCCGCCTGCGGAGGCGGCAGCTCGGTCAGCTCGAGCCCGGCGGCAACCGTCACGACGCTCTTCTCCAGCATCGAGGCCAACAACTGCGGAGGTGCCTACGCGCAGCTGTCGAGCCGACTGCAGAACCAGCTCCGGGGCGAGGCGGGGGTCTGCCCCCTGGTCACCCAGCTGTCCCGGCGCTATCGGAGCAACAAGTTCCATATCGACTCGGTCGTGACACACGGCAACCAGGCCGACGTCCGGGCCACGCGGACCCGCCCCGCCGGTGTGTCGGTATCGACCACCTACAGCACGGTGGTCTCGAACAACGCCTGGAAAGTCGACAGCCTGGTTTGACACACCCGTCGACCCGGGTCCGCGGACATCCAGGAAGCGACCCGGCGTCGTAGTCAGGGGGCGAAAGGAGCCCCCTATGTACGCCAACATCATCGGTCCCGACCTGCTCATCGTGCTCGGCGTCGTCGTCCTGCTCTTCGGCGGGAGCCAGCTCCCCAAGCTGGCCCGCTCCCTGGGCTCGGCCAGGCGAGAGTTCGAGCAGGGCGTGTCCAGCTCGGACGAGCAG
The Acidimicrobiales bacterium DNA segment above includes these coding regions:
- a CDS encoding twin-arginine translocase TatA/TatE family subunit encodes the protein MYANIIGPDLLIVLGVVVLLFGGSQLPKLARSLGSARREFEQGVSSSDEQ